From the Pseudoalteromonas tunicata genome, one window contains:
- a CDS encoding FtsX-like permease family protein — MFSLSFITTIRSFAQHKLHFSLSVMGLSLGMAIVILMGLFIRNELSFERNQPNVNNHYRLVMHAQENNNEYILTTPRAYQQLANIAGVDDVFYVFKTQMASDDKVLVGQNAFQLLANVAVTPNITQLVNINVLAGNLQDALNAPEKIALSRSEVLRLFGSDIDTEKRVYTTDFKNIIGKTIRLQHNNRLITVAAVFEDLPINSHFYFESLMSFAPYQHIGGNVAHTYVALSAGADKGKIAAQVTEVFNQIWQWKNIYYRLQAIEDIHLGPNFAQDMKVGGAMSSVMICALMSGLLLLISCVNYVNFTVAQAANRAKEVGVKKALGASKRQLITQFMGESVLLAWLALVVACVFVELAFPFFNQLIGRPIAFNGWHDVIWPVMGLATVVGVVSGIYPSFYMANFNAKAILSGAFKQGRQGVWIRKALLLVQITLSISLLIGAITLAKQLAFLQSLPVNYGKSQQLVIDDMPASTLYGEQQFAFFDALQQIPEVIASTAIDFDITQSTNAGIFIEDKLDPSNPLSMSLAGVSGNVVAALDLQLVAGRDFSIEHASDWYSKETNQVSIILPESALSVLGFKDAQSAVSQQVTFAAGPVSRATGVIVGVVKDIKVGPVNYQGAPVVFVCGLGIGGRYSLVVKVAEPSAHSTQKALAEFIRARLNIAPVAISSLEDNYQALYQEQQRLAEVVQIGSLISMTLILIGVFGLTGFIVKQRQKEVAVRKVLGASRISIVNALAKEFLVLTFFGCLIAWPVSYFTLADWLSGFHEHIIQSIWVYGMAALVVAAITWLTVASLAFKVASTRPSLTLRYE, encoded by the coding sequence ATGTTTAGTCTTAGTTTTATTACAACTATTCGCTCATTTGCTCAGCACAAATTGCATTTTTCTTTAAGCGTTATGGGTTTGAGCTTAGGAATGGCGATTGTCATTCTGATGGGGTTGTTTATTCGCAATGAGCTTTCGTTTGAGCGCAATCAGCCCAATGTAAATAACCATTATCGGTTAGTGATGCATGCTCAAGAAAATAACAATGAATACATTTTAACAACGCCGAGAGCGTATCAACAGCTAGCTAATATTGCAGGTGTTGACGATGTGTTTTATGTGTTTAAAACGCAGATGGCTAGCGACGATAAAGTATTAGTTGGGCAAAATGCGTTTCAGCTGCTCGCAAATGTCGCGGTCACCCCTAATATTACGCAGTTGGTCAATATCAATGTTCTGGCGGGTAACTTACAGGATGCGTTAAACGCTCCTGAAAAAATTGCGCTATCTCGCAGCGAGGTGTTGCGCTTATTTGGTTCAGATATTGATACTGAAAAGAGAGTTTATACTACTGATTTTAAAAATATTATAGGTAAAACCATTCGATTACAGCATAACAATCGATTGATTACCGTGGCGGCCGTATTTGAAGATTTACCCATCAATAGTCATTTTTATTTTGAATCTTTAATGAGTTTTGCGCCCTATCAACATATTGGTGGCAATGTTGCACACACCTATGTTGCTTTGTCTGCAGGGGCTGACAAGGGCAAAATCGCGGCCCAGGTTACTGAAGTATTTAACCAAATTTGGCAATGGAAAAACATTTACTACCGTTTGCAAGCTATTGAGGATATTCATTTAGGGCCAAATTTTGCGCAAGACATGAAAGTAGGTGGCGCAATGAGTTCGGTGATGATTTGTGCGCTGATGAGTGGGTTACTGCTGCTTATTTCATGTGTGAACTATGTGAATTTTACCGTTGCGCAAGCCGCTAATAGAGCCAAAGAAGTCGGGGTGAAAAAAGCGTTAGGTGCAAGTAAAAGGCAGCTAATCACTCAATTTATGGGTGAGTCGGTTTTGTTAGCTTGGCTTGCACTTGTTGTTGCTTGTGTTTTTGTTGAGCTGGCGTTTCCTTTTTTTAATCAATTAATAGGCCGGCCCATTGCCTTTAACGGTTGGCATGATGTGATTTGGCCTGTCATGGGGTTGGCCACTGTGGTTGGCGTAGTGTCGGGTATTTATCCGAGTTTTTACATGGCAAATTTTAATGCCAAAGCCATTTTAAGTGGTGCATTTAAACAAGGTCGGCAAGGTGTATGGATTAGAAAAGCATTGTTGTTGGTACAAATTACCTTATCAATCAGCCTGTTGATTGGCGCGATAACCTTGGCGAAGCAGTTAGCATTTTTGCAGTCGTTGCCGGTTAATTATGGCAAATCGCAGCAACTAGTGATTGATGATATGCCCGCAAGTACCTTATACGGTGAGCAGCAATTTGCCTTTTTTGACGCATTGCAACAGATACCAGAGGTGATAGCCAGTACCGCAATAGACTTTGATATTACTCAATCAACCAATGCCGGCATTTTTATTGAAGACAAACTAGACCCGAGTAATCCGTTATCTATGTCTTTGGCGGGTGTGAGCGGTAATGTGGTTGCGGCACTGGATTTACAACTTGTTGCAGGTCGAGATTTTTCGATTGAGCATGCATCAGATTGGTACAGTAAAGAAACCAATCAGGTCAGTATTATTTTGCCTGAATCTGCATTGTCTGTGCTTGGTTTTAAGGATGCACAAAGCGCTGTTTCACAACAGGTTACGTTTGCAGCAGGCCCCGTTTCTCGTGCTACAGGCGTTATTGTTGGTGTGGTTAAAGACATAAAAGTTGGCCCAGTTAATTATCAAGGCGCACCTGTGGTATTTGTTTGTGGTTTAGGTATTGGCGGCAGGTATTCACTGGTTGTGAAAGTTGCAGAACCAAGTGCGCACTCAACCCAAAAAGCGTTGGCCGAATTTATTCGTGCGCGTTTAAATATAGCGCCGGTGGCGATTTCCTCTTTAGAAGATAACTATCAAGCGCTATATCAAGAGCAGCAGCGTTTGGCAGAAGTAGTGCAGATTGGTAGCCTGATATCGATGACTCTAATTTTAATAGGTGTGTTTGGTTTAACGGGTTTTATTGTAAAACAAAGGCAAAAAGAAGTAGCTGTTCGAAAAGTGCTCGGTGCAAGCCGCATCAGTATTGTTAATGCTTTAGCAAAAGAATTTTTAGTGCTGACGTTTTTTGGCTGTTTGATTGCGTGGCCTGTGTCTTATTTCACTCTGGCAGATTGGTTATCAGGTTTTCATGAACACATAATACAAAGTATTTGGGTGTATGGCATGGCTGCCTTGGTTGTTGCCGCCATCACATGGCTGACCGTCGCAAGCCTTGCTTTCAAAGTCGCCAGTACACGACCATCACTTACTTTACGTTATGAATAA
- a CDS encoding ABC transporter ATP-binding protein: MIKLTNLSRVFRTQDIETTALNNINLTVNQGEFLAIMGPSGCGKSTLLSILGMLDSPSAGSFEFAGTDIAGYNEKQLAELRKASIGFVFQSFNLIDELTVYQNVELPLQYQKISKSERKQRVEAILKRVGIDHRAEHLPQQLSGGQQQRVAVARALVINPKLILADEPTGNLDSKNGDEVMAMLRELNREGTTVIMVTHSEKEGAYADRLVRLLDGQVMVDKANTQQDQQLNTQAEVA; this comes from the coding sequence ATGATAAAGCTCACTAACCTAAGTCGTGTATTTCGTACTCAAGACATTGAAACAACCGCGCTGAATAATATTAATTTAACCGTTAACCAAGGTGAGTTTCTCGCCATTATGGGCCCCTCAGGCTGTGGTAAATCTACGCTATTATCTATTTTAGGCATGCTCGATTCACCTTCAGCGGGTAGCTTTGAGTTTGCGGGCACCGACATTGCCGGTTATAACGAAAAACAACTGGCTGAACTACGTAAAGCCTCCATTGGTTTTGTTTTTCAAAGCTTTAACTTAATTGATGAACTGACTGTTTATCAAAACGTTGAGCTGCCACTGCAATATCAAAAAATTTCAAAAAGTGAGCGTAAACAACGTGTGGAAGCGATTTTAAAGCGTGTGGGCATCGACCACCGTGCCGAGCATTTACCCCAGCAGCTTTCAGGCGGTCAACAACAGCGTGTTGCGGTGGCTCGTGCCTTGGTGATCAACCCGAAATTAATTTTAGCCGATGAGCCAACCGGTAATTTAGATTCAAAAAATGGTGATGAAGTGATGGCGATGCTGCGCGAGCTCAATCGAGAAGGCACTACGGTCATTATGGTCACGCACTCGGAAAAAGAAGGTGCCTATGCCGACCGTTTAGTGCGCTTATTAGATGGCCAAGTGATGGTGGATAAAGCCAATACGCAACAAGACCAACAGTTAAACACTCAGGCTGAGGTGGCTTAA
- a CDS encoding winged helix-turn-helix domain-containing protein gives MIQIGRYQLDEEEMVLSCDDQRVLLEPKVFDVLTYFCQHHNRYISMTELHENIWQGRCVSDAAVRRIISKIRILMNDDHKNPTYIQSLPKRGYKLICPVEYDIEDAAESSSVESTAVAITDLSDHNEANNYNEPTEPEEHQDLAEELAGNFVHVVKKPKKFKYTFLSLLMLCICVFGYLAKSWFFPAIVQTQVVNTLPGDKIAVTQSADGSYLAFSGQVHDESGFQIYVKHQSDFDFRPITHHAHLPSSIAFSFDNKSLYFSDTSKINSSLNQIKLDGENREIEILVDNYFLISDVFTARTSNNVFFAAKKSTEGPFLIYEYDVVNKAVTAITASSQAESLDIKGDVSFDGSKLAVLRTNRLSHSDEIRVIDLKTKEVVIRRQHPARVYDVAWGDNNNLLILSRGQLLKINIATSEETLQFANGVKLASLDSIKNRIVSINLGLKEKLFIEKKLPFGELETKRVLKKDIYQMNYFGDKILALLKNHDVTQLGFLDLEADRFDSVIATEYNLAVLDVAPLQGKILVRINRRIALLDPSNIDLQYISSGDDLIGDATFSADNLSILFSTQNYEQWDVNIFNIAKKTTEPFLRDIRYIRPYGESFIIGDSKGELSFFSPSINKKIALNHALSKEPNTQWLVRGDYIYWSSHDLVNTTFHQLNISNLNQPELEVQQFIYNEVKPEFAIDLNNLNFLMSKSESVTSEIVEIPFR, from the coding sequence GTGATTCAAATTGGTCGCTATCAATTAGATGAAGAAGAGATGGTGCTCAGCTGTGACGACCAGCGTGTTCTACTTGAACCTAAAGTATTTGATGTGCTTACATACTTTTGCCAGCATCATAACCGTTATATCTCAATGACTGAGTTACACGAAAATATTTGGCAAGGTCGGTGTGTCTCTGATGCAGCGGTCCGTCGTATCATTAGTAAAATTCGCATCTTAATGAACGACGATCATAAAAACCCAACGTATATTCAATCTTTACCTAAGCGAGGCTATAAGCTGATCTGCCCGGTTGAATATGATATTGAAGATGCTGCTGAATCATCCTCTGTAGAGAGTACAGCAGTAGCTATAACGGATTTGTCTGATCATAATGAAGCCAATAATTATAATGAACCTACAGAGCCTGAAGAACATCAAGATTTAGCTGAAGAGTTGGCTGGTAATTTTGTTCACGTTGTTAAAAAGCCAAAAAAATTCAAGTATACCTTTTTGTCCCTTTTAATGTTATGTATATGTGTATTTGGTTACCTAGCTAAATCGTGGTTTTTCCCTGCTATAGTTCAAACTCAAGTGGTCAATACTTTACCCGGCGATAAAATAGCTGTAACTCAATCAGCGGACGGTAGTTACCTCGCGTTTTCAGGTCAAGTGCATGATGAGTCGGGCTTTCAAATTTATGTGAAACACCAATCTGATTTTGATTTTAGGCCGATAACGCACCATGCACATCTACCAAGCTCAATAGCTTTTTCATTCGATAATAAGAGTTTATATTTTTCTGATACTTCAAAAATTAATTCATCATTAAATCAAATTAAGTTAGACGGAGAGAATCGGGAGATTGAAATATTAGTCGATAACTATTTTTTGATATCCGATGTATTTACTGCCAGAACATCGAACAATGTCTTTTTTGCTGCGAAAAAGTCCACCGAGGGACCTTTTTTGATTTATGAGTATGATGTTGTTAATAAAGCTGTAACTGCAATTACTGCATCCTCTCAAGCTGAAAGTTTAGACATTAAAGGTGATGTATCGTTTGATGGCTCAAAATTAGCGGTATTAAGGACGAATCGCTTAAGTCATAGTGATGAGATTCGCGTTATTGATTTAAAAACTAAAGAGGTAGTGATACGCAGGCAACATCCGGCTAGAGTTTATGATGTTGCCTGGGGTGATAATAATAATTTGCTGATCTTGAGTCGAGGCCAGCTACTGAAAATAAATATTGCAACAAGTGAAGAAACTCTCCAATTCGCCAATGGGGTTAAACTTGCCAGCCTTGATTCAATTAAAAACAGAATAGTTTCTATTAATTTAGGATTGAAAGAAAAGCTATTTATAGAAAAAAAACTGCCTTTCGGTGAGTTAGAAACGAAGCGAGTCCTCAAAAAAGATATTTATCAAATGAACTATTTTGGAGATAAAATTTTAGCTTTGTTAAAAAATCATGACGTAACACAATTAGGTTTCTTGGATTTGGAAGCTGATCGTTTTGATTCTGTGATTGCAACTGAGTACAATTTGGCTGTCTTAGATGTTGCTCCATTGCAAGGAAAAATTTTAGTTAGAATAAACAGAAGAATTGCATTATTAGATCCCAGTAACATAGATCTTCAATATATCTCCTCCGGTGATGATTTAATTGGTGACGCAACTTTTTCAGCTGATAATCTAAGTATTTTATTTTCTACTCAGAATTATGAGCAATGGGATGTAAATATTTTTAATATTGCTAAGAAAACTACTGAGCCGTTCTTGAGGGATATACGTTATATTCGACCGTACGGTGAGAGCTTTATAATTGGAGATTCTAAAGGTGAGTTATCTTTTTTTAGTCCATCAATAAATAAGAAGATAGCGTTGAATCACGCATTATCAAAAGAGCCAAATACACAATGGTTAGTTCGAGGGGATTATATTTATTGGAGCTCACATGATTTAGTAAATACAACTTTTCATCAATTAAATATAAGTAATCTAAATCAGCCTGAGTTGGAAGTGCAGCAATTTATTTACAATGAGGTTAAGCCAGAATTTGCAATTGATCTTAATAATTTAAATTTTCTTATGTCGAAATCTGAGAGTGTAACTTCAGAAATAGTAGAAATTCCATTCAGGTGA
- a CDS encoding ABC transporter permease, whose translation MIANYLITALRAFKQQKQHFLLNVMSLSVGLAAAILVAMFAFNEASYDEQQPNADRVYRVYQNFPSLGMGAPVVNKDVMYSFKDMAAIEDVLSLDLVPPGSEFVRDGVGYKLENVLAARSNVTEFMNIEIVAGDLAKVLATPNMIALSEQYAIRIFGRTDIVGETLVQGKKRWQVGAVFADLPENTHFFFQALIQEPKANKNYQNNNGYTYIRVVPSTDVAALATTIEQRYIEMVYAGSGFDSIQLSLHPLTALHLTASSNFEMKMNGSLSTLRICIGLSILLVVLAAFNFINMSIAQSAKRAKEVGVRKALGASKAQIIGQFLVESLLITVIAALIACMLVELLTPAFNQLVDRQLSLNYSSALGGAIAMVTLLVGLLAGIYPAMFMSSFSAKRVLSGDLQRGRTAIVVRKSLLVLQSALSVALIIAALLLQQQLAYLQSLPVGYAKEGKLMVSDIDASDIFYNQNNALLDRINAIDGVKQASVIDISLTGAYNSSRTFTANNGKFTKQTLPFIGVGNDAVSTLDLSLIAGRDFSAKMGSDWFTKVSDTQATAAAILTESLAKQAGYATADDAIGSVWRTDTGYGQELTITIVGVVKDVKVGSVRESQPSTIFICGYTSSWTGRIIVNMDLAKMLNVKSQLTTILAEALDIYDPKIEMMADNYRALYRNDERATQFVTLFSGLAVFLACVGTFGLASFSTLRRQKEVGIRKVLGASRFSIVNLLAKEFLLLVAVSIAIAYPLTYWLVGDWLANFNERVEQAFWVYALAAVAVAVITWLTVASLAFKAASTRPSLILRYE comes from the coding sequence ATGATAGCTAATTATTTAATTACCGCACTGCGGGCATTTAAGCAGCAAAAACAACACTTTTTACTCAATGTAATGAGTTTAAGCGTAGGGTTGGCGGCGGCCATTTTAGTGGCGATGTTTGCTTTTAACGAAGCATCGTATGATGAGCAGCAACCTAATGCAGATCGGGTTTATCGGGTTTATCAAAACTTTCCATCTTTAGGTATGGGCGCCCCTGTAGTCAATAAAGATGTGATGTACTCTTTTAAAGACATGGCCGCTATTGAGGATGTTTTGTCGTTAGACCTCGTTCCGCCTGGTTCTGAGTTTGTGCGTGATGGCGTGGGTTATAAGCTCGAAAATGTGCTTGCAGCACGTAGTAATGTCACTGAATTTATGAATATTGAAATTGTTGCAGGAGATTTAGCTAAGGTGCTTGCAACACCTAACATGATTGCGCTGAGTGAGCAGTATGCAATTCGTATTTTTGGTCGTACTGATATTGTTGGTGAAACCTTAGTACAAGGAAAAAAACGCTGGCAAGTGGGGGCTGTATTTGCTGATTTGCCTGAAAATACCCATTTTTTCTTTCAAGCTTTAATTCAAGAGCCTAAAGCGAACAAGAATTATCAAAATAATAATGGTTATACCTATATTCGCGTAGTGCCCAGTACAGACGTTGCGGCACTTGCAACAACAATTGAACAACGTTACATCGAAATGGTGTATGCGGGGTCAGGTTTTGACTCGATCCAATTGTCACTGCATCCATTAACTGCACTGCATTTAACCGCCAGCTCTAACTTTGAAATGAAAATGAATGGTTCATTGTCAACACTGCGTATTTGTATTGGTTTAAGTATTTTATTAGTGGTGTTAGCTGCTTTTAACTTCATCAATATGAGTATTGCCCAGTCAGCAAAACGGGCAAAAGAAGTGGGGGTGCGCAAAGCACTAGGCGCAAGTAAAGCACAAATTATCGGTCAGTTTTTAGTGGAGTCATTACTGATAACGGTGATAGCCGCACTGATCGCATGTATGTTGGTTGAGTTATTAACCCCTGCGTTTAATCAGTTGGTTGATCGCCAATTAAGCTTAAATTATAGCTCTGCTTTGGGTGGTGCTATTGCGATGGTTACTTTGTTAGTAGGCTTACTGGCAGGAATTTACCCCGCCATGTTTATGTCTTCGTTTAGTGCCAAACGAGTACTAAGTGGTGATTTGCAGCGAGGCCGCACAGCAATTGTAGTACGCAAAAGTTTATTGGTATTGCAGTCTGCGTTATCTGTGGCGTTGATCATTGCTGCCCTATTGCTACAACAGCAGCTAGCCTATTTACAGTCACTTCCTGTAGGTTATGCCAAAGAGGGTAAACTTATGGTGAGTGATATTGATGCAAGCGATATTTTTTACAATCAAAACAATGCTCTATTAGATCGCATTAATGCTATTGACGGTGTTAAACAAGCGAGTGTTATCGATATTTCATTAACTGGCGCTTATAACTCATCACGTACATTCACTGCCAATAACGGCAAGTTTACCAAGCAAACTCTGCCATTTATTGGTGTAGGTAATGATGCAGTCAGCACATTAGATTTATCACTGATAGCCGGGCGTGATTTTAGTGCAAAAATGGGCTCAGATTGGTTTACTAAAGTGAGTGATACCCAAGCAACGGCTGCTGCAATTTTAACTGAATCTTTAGCTAAACAAGCGGGTTATGCAACAGCGGACGATGCAATTGGCAGCGTATGGCGCACAGATACAGGTTATGGCCAAGAGTTAACAATCACTATTGTGGGTGTGGTCAAAGATGTCAAAGTGGGCAGTGTCAGAGAGTCGCAACCTTCTACTATCTTCATTTGTGGTTACACCAGCAGTTGGACTGGCAGAATCATCGTAAATATGGATTTAGCAAAAATGCTGAATGTGAAGTCGCAGCTTACCACTATTTTGGCCGAAGCCCTTGATATCTATGATCCAAAAATTGAAATGATGGCTGATAACTACCGTGCGCTTTATCGTAATGACGAACGTGCAACTCAATTTGTGACGTTATTTTCAGGTTTAGCTGTGTTTTTAGCCTGCGTAGGTACTTTTGGTTTAGCGTCTTTCTCTACGCTTCGTCGCCAAAAAGAAGTGGGTATTCGCAAAGTGTTGGGCGCATCACGTTTTAGCATAGTTAACCTGCTCGCCAAAGAGTTCTTGTTGTTGGTTGCGGTGAGTATCGCGATTGCTTACCCGTTAACGTATTGGCTGGTGGGCGATTGGCTGGCGAATTTTAATGAGCGTGTTGAGCAAGCTTTTTGGGTGTATGCCTTAGCTGCCGTTGCCGTTGCCGTCATCACATGGCTGACAGTCGCAAGCCTTGCTTTTAAAGCCGCCAGTACTCGCCCGTCTTTAATTTTGCGATATGAGTAA
- a CDS encoding sugar O-acetyltransferase: MPTLIAFNSLSPELISARKSSHEVCRTFAKSPSKGNLKRIKSLFAQCGEHVMIEPQFHCDYGSHISIGDRTFININCTVLDAPIAQGAVTIGADCLIGPNVQLLAVSHAVNPAERLKKENFAAPIVIGNNVWIGAGVIVLAGVTIGDNSVIGAGSVVTKNVTANTLVAGNPAVKIRDI; this comes from the coding sequence ATGCCAACCCTGATTGCGTTTAACAGTCTCAGCCCTGAACTCATTTCAGCGAGAAAAAGCAGCCACGAAGTGTGCCGAACTTTTGCTAAAAGCCCGAGTAAAGGTAATTTAAAACGTATTAAATCGCTTTTTGCCCAATGCGGCGAACATGTGATGATCGAGCCGCAGTTTCATTGCGACTACGGCAGCCACATAAGCATTGGTGATCGTACCTTCATTAATATCAACTGCACCGTACTAGATGCTCCCATCGCACAAGGAGCTGTCACTATAGGCGCAGATTGTTTAATTGGCCCAAATGTTCAGCTTTTAGCGGTTTCTCATGCTGTGAATCCTGCAGAACGACTCAAAAAAGAAAACTTTGCCGCACCGATAGTTATTGGCAATAACGTGTGGATTGGCGCTGGTGTGATTGTGTTAGCTGGCGTGACCATTGGTGATAATAGTGTGATTGGCGCAGGGTCTGTCGTCACAAAAAATGTCACGGCAAATACCTTAGTTGCCGGTAATCCAGCGGTAAAAATTAGAGATATTTAA
- a CDS encoding ABC transporter permease, protein MEQLIISITTKATRLFWLHFVSYSAGLAAVILLALFVQYELSYDSKQPDKQQVYRAHVDFTSFGFDTLMPMRDLAVAQALLNDTDVEDVFGLIPAEFMGYVGHHFNTEVSHVGTSNGDTKVKLKNVYFASNNLSHFISLDVLRGDIDVVLNTPNQLAISESEAIRLFAGTNVIGKRLSANEQNYTIGAVFKDLPAQTHFAFDVLTAFPTILEKQPHGYVYIKTAVDTDIAALENKLFEQYLTTKSAEHKTVQYKLINITDIYLKGRSTYEMKAPGSITAVAIACGLIFIIFLQITCNFINFNLVSVGKAAKQIAIKKAIGASRGQLFLLFIVESIVLTGFAVVLSLAFVELSHDYFNQLVESHISFVLNKSMVLMAILITLVIGLFNGVYAGLVVANVDVKLLVRTHYQYHLGLLVKGILSFQAGLATFIFIVFVIAQLQLEFVANMDVGYQTKNRLIVKNIPTTQLFDKDNTRIISAIADLPGVASLSATDINLTEQVRGGVQLTWPNGQVVDGVAPSVVTSFDVVETLGLKLLAGRDFNRDFQSDWFEKQADGSEHAALIVTESMVHLAGYESMQQVIGMTLSSAEANLSATVVGVVADVKVGSAKHKMTPLSFNLGRNYLPNSNGNIVIKLSDNASFTDLKTQIPSLLKSRFAILDVEVNRLSDDYAKNYKNEHRIRTLSQWLLILSASLTVISLAVLVSQTVLSQQKELAIKKVLGATVAQLVTAVSVSYLKLVSLSLLVSIPLAYWLTDNWLSSFNDRIGQPIWVYVLAALVVAVITWLTAATIAFKAASTRPSLILRDE, encoded by the coding sequence TTGGAACAATTAATTATCTCAATAACAACAAAAGCGACTCGATTATTTTGGCTCCACTTTGTTAGTTATAGTGCTGGGTTAGCAGCAGTAATATTGCTGGCTTTATTTGTGCAGTATGAACTTTCTTATGATAGTAAGCAGCCGGATAAACAGCAGGTTTATAGGGCACACGTAGACTTTACAAGTTTTGGTTTCGATACATTAATGCCGATGCGGGATTTAGCGGTGGCGCAAGCACTGCTAAACGATACTGATGTTGAAGATGTGTTTGGTTTAATACCTGCTGAATTTATGGGGTATGTAGGTCACCACTTTAATACAGAAGTAAGCCATGTAGGCACAAGCAATGGCGACACTAAAGTGAAGCTAAAAAACGTATATTTTGCATCAAATAACTTATCTCACTTTATTAGCTTAGATGTTCTGCGTGGTGATATAGATGTGGTGTTGAATACGCCTAATCAACTCGCGATCAGTGAATCTGAAGCTATCAGGCTGTTTGCTGGTACTAATGTGATAGGTAAGCGGCTAAGTGCAAATGAACAAAACTACACAATAGGCGCTGTATTTAAAGACTTACCTGCGCAAACTCACTTTGCGTTTGACGTATTGACCGCTTTTCCAACCATACTTGAGAAACAACCCCATGGTTACGTTTATATAAAAACAGCAGTCGACACAGATATTGCTGCGCTTGAAAACAAGTTGTTTGAGCAATATTTAACAACAAAGTCAGCAGAGCATAAAACAGTGCAATATAAATTAATAAATATCACTGATATTTATTTAAAAGGTCGCTCCACTTATGAAATGAAAGCGCCTGGATCAATCACTGCGGTTGCCATTGCTTGCGGACTTATTTTTATTATCTTTTTGCAAATAACCTGTAATTTTATCAACTTTAATTTAGTCAGTGTTGGCAAGGCTGCCAAGCAAATAGCGATTAAGAAGGCGATAGGTGCCAGTCGAGGTCAATTGTTTCTCCTATTTATAGTTGAGTCAATTGTGCTTACTGGCTTTGCTGTAGTGTTATCTTTGGCATTTGTGGAGTTGAGTCATGATTATTTTAATCAGCTCGTTGAGTCGCATATCTCGTTTGTGCTTAACAAATCAATGGTGTTGATGGCCATTTTGATAACCCTTGTGATAGGTTTATTTAATGGCGTATATGCAGGCTTAGTGGTTGCAAATGTTGATGTAAAACTATTGGTAAGAACACATTATCAGTATCATTTGGGGTTACTGGTCAAAGGCATACTGAGCTTTCAAGCAGGTTTAGCCACTTTCATATTTATTGTATTTGTTATTGCTCAGTTGCAGCTTGAGTTTGTTGCTAACATGGATGTGGGCTATCAAACCAAAAATAGACTCATAGTTAAAAACATTCCAACTACACAACTTTTTGATAAAGATAATACACGCATAATATCAGCAATTGCCGATTTACCTGGCGTTGCTTCGCTCAGTGCAACTGACATAAACCTTACTGAGCAAGTGCGAGGCGGTGTGCAATTAACTTGGCCAAATGGTCAAGTAGTTGATGGAGTTGCCCCCTCAGTGGTAACAAGCTTTGATGTGGTTGAAACATTGGGGCTTAAGTTGTTAGCGGGTAGAGACTTTAATCGTGATTTTCAAAGTGATTGGTTTGAAAAGCAGGCGGATGGCTCTGAACACGCTGCGTTAATTGTCACTGAGTCTATGGTGCATTTAGCGGGGTATGAGTCAATGCAACAAGTGATAGGTATGACGCTTAGTAGTGCAGAAGCTAACTTAAGCGCCACGGTTGTTGGTGTTGTTGCTGACGTAAAAGTTGGCTCGGCTAAACATAAAATGACACCGCTTTCTTTCAACCTAGGCCGAAATTATTTGCCTAATAGTAATGGCAATATTGTTATAAAGCTAAGTGATAACGCTTCATTTACGGATTTAAAAACACAGATCCCCAGTTTATTAAAGTCGCGCTTTGCAATTCTTGATGTCGAAGTAAATAGGCTTAGCGATGATTATGCAAAAAATTATAAAAATGAGCACAGGATAAGAACGTTATCACAATGGTTATTAATTTTGAGCGCATCGCTAACCGTTATTAGCCTTGCCGTATTGGTATCTCAAACCGTGCTTTCACAGCAAAAAGAGTTGGCGATTAAAAAAGTTTTGGGGGCAACAGTCGCTCAGTTAGTAACAGCCGTGAGCGTGTCTTATTTAAAACTCGTGTCATTGAGTTTGCTCGTAAGTATACCGCTAGCTTATTGGTTAACAGATAACTGGTTAAGCAGTTTTAACGACCGTATAGGACAGCCTATCTGGGTTTATGTTTTGGCTGCATTGGTTGTTGCTGTAATAACTTGGCTTACGGCAGCAACTATTGCTTTTAAAGCCGCGAGCACAAGGCCGTCGCTAATCTTACGTGATGAGTAG